Part of the Cohnella candidum genome, GCGCCTCTGCGTATCCGTGTTTGGTCGACCGTAAGTCCCGCATACTTGCCCAGAAACTCCAACGTTCTCCCCGTCAAATCCGGCGTCGAGGGATCGATGGCCGACGATTTCGCTTCCGCAAACGGGAGCAAGGCTAAAATTTCTTTGTCCGTGTTTTTCTCGAATGCCGGCCATCCCCCGTCATCGTTCTGCATGGACAGCAGCCAGTTTAAGCCCCGATTCCACGCCCCGCGGTAAGCTGCATCAGCTGACGCGAATCTTTTGATCGCCCTCAAAGCCGCGGTCGTATCATCCACGTCCGGATTCCGCGTGTTGGATGCCGAAAATCCCCACCCGCCCGGAGGCACGTTGCGGTTATGCTTCACCCAATCTCCGGGCCGGTCATGCTGTTTGGACAACAGGTACGTTGCCGAACGGAGAATCGCCGGATTGTCCGCCAACGTCCCCGCCTCCTGCAAAGCGCAGCTCAGCAAAGCCGTGTCCCATATGTCGGGCGGCGAGTTTTGCACGAAAATCGGCCGCGCGGTCTTGCAAATCATTGCCTTTAGACCCTGCACGGCTTTCATGATGACAGGATGGCGTTTATCGTAGCCGATCGCAAGCATCGCGAAAATCATCAGAAAAGTGCATGTGGCATAACTGTAAAAGGTTCCGTCCGGTTCGATCCTCTCCAGCATGTAGCGCTCCGCGTATCCGACGGCCTCCTCGTGAAGCTGCGCCGGCAGCCCGGCGAGAGCTGAAATCCCTTGGCCGATCTGCTCCAAGAACGGTCGCAGTTCATCATAATCGTTCCCGAGCGTTTTCCGATCGCCGCCGATCAACGGCGTTAAATCAGGGGTCATTTTCGTTTTAATAGAATATTGCCGATCTGCAAGCAGCAGAGCCGGAATCATATGAACGCGGGCGTAGCCGGAAAAATCGAAGAAGTGAACGGGAAACGAGGAAGGAAGAAGCAGAGACTCCAGAGGGATCTTGAGAGAACGCGGCCACGGATATTGGCCTGTAGCCGCCAGCATCACTTTGGTCATCAGCCCGCTAATTCGCCCGAGCCCGCCCTTCGAGAGAATGAACGTCCGAGCTTTCGCCATCGCGAGGTCGTTGACCTGACTGTAACCGGAATAAAGCAGAGCGTAATAGCACTCCACCGTAGCGGACAAGTTCCCTTCTCGTTCATCGGGGAACGCTCTCCAGGCGCCATCCGCGCTTTGCGTGGCAAGAAGCCGTTCGCATAGAAGACGGATAAGGTTTTCATCCTCGATTTCCAAGGTCCTCAGCACAATGATCATATAGGCATCGGTTAACACCGCGTTTTCGAAACAGAATCTCCAAGAACCGTCAGGCGCCTGCATACGCGTTATTTTGTCCGACAGCCGCCTGATCTCCCGTTCCACTTCCCCGCTCGGATTCATTCTCATTCTCCCCTCCCTTCTCCATGTTATGAACGAAAAAAGCCTTCATTCGGCGGGAAACCGAAAAGGCTTCGAAGATACGAACTCTCTTAAAATGTGATAGCTGTTCGGAGGCAATATGCCGTTCCCGTTCCACCTGCTTGCCATATTGTATTTGTAAATGGACAAGGAGTGGAGGGAGCTCATGGGACATAAATCTTTCTATGGCGTCTCCATTGTCGCCTGTACGAATCGGCCTCAGTTTTTTAATAATATCTTGGCGAATTTCAAGCGTCAGCTTTACCCGAAAAAAGAGCTGATTATCGTCATCAATAAAGACAGCATGGATTTGGAAACCTACCGGGGCAAAGCGAAGCCCTATCGAAACGTACGAGTCTATCAGCTTCCCGAGGTGCGGACCCTCGGAGAATGCCTCAATTTCGGGGTACAGGAATCCCGGTTTCCTTATGTGGCCAAGCTTGACGACGACGACTTCTACTCGCCATTCTATTTGTCCGAACAGATGAACGCGATCGCGCGAAC contains:
- a CDS encoding prenyltransferase/squalene oxidase repeat-containing protein, which codes for MNPSGEVEREIRRLSDKITRMQAPDGSWRFCFENAVLTDAYMIIVLRTLEIEDENLIRLLCERLLATQSADGAWRAFPDEREGNLSATVECYYALLYSGYSQVNDLAMAKARTFILSKGGLGRISGLMTKVMLAATGQYPWPRSLKIPLESLLLPSSFPVHFFDFSGYARVHMIPALLLADRQYSIKTKMTPDLTPLIGGDRKTLGNDYDELRPFLEQIGQGISALAGLPAQLHEEAVGYAERYMLERIEPDGTFYSYATCTFLMIFAMLAIGYDKRHPVIMKAVQGLKAMICKTARPIFVQNSPPDIWDTALLSCALQEAGTLADNPAILRSATYLLSKQHDRPGDWVKHNRNVPPGGWGFSASNTRNPDVDDTTAALRAIKRFASADAAYRGAWNRGLNWLLSMQNDDGGWPAFEKNTDKEILALLPFAEAKSSAIDPSTPDLTGRTLEFLGKYAGLTVDQTRIRRGADWLIGHQEKDGSWYGRWGVCFIYGTWAALTGMTAVGISPDHKAVRNGARWLAEIQNPDGGWGESCESDRQLRYIPLQGSTPSQTAWALDALISVHDSPTPAIRKGVQRLIGLTQEENAFTVYPTGAGLPGVFYSHYHSYRYIWPLLALAHYQNKYSS